A window from Parafrankia irregularis encodes these proteins:
- a CDS encoding SulP family inorganic anion transporter: protein MNTASPRWIASLGRFLPSRADALAMRRQPGRDLIAGMTVAVVALPLALGFGVSSGLGAAAGLTTAIVAGAVAAIFGGSNLQVSGPTGAMTVVLVPIVHDHGPGGVLTVGLLAGMILLALAVLRVGRAMRYVPAPVVEGFTAGIAAVIFLQQVPAALGVHPQDQDTVTAVAWGAITDFAHRPRWTALALAAAVVAFMLAGARLRPTVPFSLIAVATASILVAATGWDVATLGALPATLPSPSLGFLDISAIPTLAASAVAVAALAALESLLSASVADAMTSQEQHDPDRELFGQGLANLIVPLFGGVPATGAIARTAVNVRSGASSRLAALTHALLLAGIMLAAAPLVAHIPLAALAGVLLATALRMVEIASLRALSRTSRSDAAVMTLTTTATIALDLVVAVLLGLVTAGALALRQIARSARLEEVPLDTADHHDADQALLTDHALLTEHIAVYRIDGPMFFAAAHRFLPELTAIADVKILILRLSRISAIDATGAIVLRDIIDRLEHRGTTVYLSGLRPEHTKALAAIGLLDRLEKQGHLFDSAAAAIQTARNHLRHTGTIPKQGQPLPVHAIILPGPEA, encoded by the coding sequence ATGAATACCGCCTCCCCCCGGTGGATAGCGTCGCTTGGTCGGTTCCTGCCCAGCCGGGCCGACGCGCTGGCCATGCGCCGTCAACCGGGCCGCGATCTGATCGCGGGGATGACCGTCGCGGTGGTCGCCCTACCCCTCGCGCTCGGATTCGGTGTCTCCTCCGGCCTGGGCGCAGCCGCGGGACTCACGACCGCCATCGTCGCGGGCGCCGTCGCGGCCATCTTCGGCGGATCCAACCTGCAGGTTTCCGGACCCACCGGGGCCATGACCGTGGTGCTCGTACCCATCGTGCACGACCACGGTCCGGGTGGGGTACTGACCGTCGGCCTGCTCGCCGGCATGATCCTGCTCGCGCTCGCCGTCCTTCGCGTCGGCCGCGCGATGCGCTACGTACCGGCCCCTGTGGTGGAAGGATTCACCGCGGGTATCGCTGCGGTGATCTTCCTTCAACAGGTTCCCGCCGCCTTGGGAGTACATCCACAGGACCAGGACACGGTGACCGCCGTCGCCTGGGGGGCCATCACCGACTTCGCCCACCGGCCACGCTGGACCGCCCTCGCCCTCGCCGCCGCCGTCGTGGCGTTCATGCTCGCAGGCGCCCGGCTACGACCCACCGTGCCGTTCTCGCTGATCGCCGTCGCCACCGCCTCCATTCTGGTCGCGGCGACCGGGTGGGACGTCGCCACGCTGGGCGCACTGCCCGCGACCCTGCCCAGTCCCTCCCTCGGGTTCCTCGACATCTCCGCCATCCCGACCCTCGCGGCGTCGGCGGTGGCGGTCGCCGCGCTGGCCGCCCTGGAAAGCCTGCTCTCCGCCAGCGTCGCGGACGCGATGACGTCCCAAGAACAGCACGACCCCGACCGCGAGCTGTTCGGCCAAGGCCTGGCCAACCTCATCGTTCCGCTGTTCGGCGGAGTACCCGCCACCGGTGCGATCGCCCGCACCGCCGTCAACGTCCGCTCCGGAGCATCCTCGCGCCTCGCGGCCCTCACCCACGCCCTGCTCCTCGCCGGGATCATGCTCGCAGCGGCGCCCCTCGTCGCGCACATCCCGCTGGCCGCGCTCGCCGGTGTCCTCCTCGCCACCGCCCTTCGGATGGTGGAGATCGCCTCGCTACGTGCCCTCAGCCGCACATCACGCTCCGACGCGGCCGTCATGACACTGACCACAACAGCGACCATCGCTCTCGACCTCGTCGTCGCCGTCCTCCTCGGCCTCGTCACCGCCGGAGCCCTCGCACTACGGCAGATCGCCCGCAGCGCGCGCCTGGAAGAGGTACCCCTGGACACGGCCGATCATCACGACGCCGACCAGGCACTTCTCACCGACCACGCGCTACTCACCGAGCACATCGCCGTCTACCGCATCGACGGACCCATGTTCTTCGCCGCCGCCCACCGCTTCCTTCCCGAACTCACCGCCATCGCAGACGTCAAGATCCTCATCCTCCGGCTTTCCAGAATCAGCGCGATCGACGCCACCGGCGCGATCGTCCTACGCGACATCATCGACCGTCTCGAACACCGCGGCACGACCGTCTACCTTTCCGGCCTGCGCCCCGAACACACAAAGGCCCTGGCTGCCATCGGTCTGCTCGACCGACTGGAAAAACAAGGGCACCTGTTCGACTCCGCCGCAGCAGCCATCCAGACCGCCCGAAACCATCTCCGCCACACCGGCACCATCCCGAAACAAGGACAACCACTCCCGGTGCACGCCATCATCCTCCCCGGACCCGAGGCGTGA
- a CDS encoding DUF3073 family protein: protein MGRGRAKAKHTKNARKLKYASPSLDLDRLQSDLSSALVWEHDDHDELLPPDPQTPDTAEEHGKPTT from the coding sequence ATGGGACGCGGTCGAGCGAAAGCGAAGCACACGAAAAACGCCCGCAAACTCAAGTACGCATCCCCCAGCCTGGATCTCGACCGACTCCAGTCAGACCTCAGCAGCGCCCTCGTTTGGGAGCATGACGACCACGACGAACTCCTACCCCCAGACCCGCAGACACCCGACACAGCGGAAGAGCACGGGAAGCCAACCACCTAA
- a CDS encoding EAL domain-containing protein, which yields MLLDDVSSVLAAANAERRFQLCLEITEESLIRYLPSTVATLHSLRDLGVRVYLDDFGVENSFLGHLRGLPIDGVKIDHRLVAGLTTDRADRAVIDAVIRLAHALDLIVIAEGVEASDQASELGRLHCDLMQGRYLACPQDRLPDLDTIAGL from the coding sequence TTGCTGCTGGATGACGTCTCCTCGGTCCTCGCCGCCGCCAATGCAGAACGCCGCTTCCAGCTGTGCCTGGAGATCACCGAGGAATCACTGATCCGATACCTCCCATCCACGGTGGCGACCCTGCACTCCCTCCGAGATCTCGGGGTCCGGGTGTACCTGGACGACTTTGGCGTCGAGAATTCCTTCCTCGGCCATCTGCGGGGCCTCCCGATCGACGGAGTCAAGATCGACCATCGGCTCGTCGCCGGGCTCACCACGGACCGGGCCGACCGAGCCGTCATTGATGCCGTCATCCGCCTCGCCCACGCGCTCGATCTCATCGTCATCGCCGAAGGTGTCGAGGCCTCCGACCAGGCCAGCGAACTCGGCCGCCTTCACTGCGATCTCATGCAGGGCCGTTACCTGGCCTGTCCACAGGACCGACTGCCGGACCTGGACACCATCGCGGGGCTGTAG
- a CDS encoding ABC transporter substrate-binding protein, translating into MGVSRLVVMLAAAKELRAGTRRRSSPWRRKAVTSAVAVGLLAGCSAGKGDAGRIASCEAPGVTPESIKVGLIYPDTGGLADAFRPARSAVEARIGLANATGGVNGREIELVWRDDSDAPAVNARVAKDLVEKERALGLVQLSAAVSGSADYLDQAGVPVTGLTAESLWNDHDNMFSFSYVSAKGAAVTTFGRYARAQGGTRAVVLQQEDPGSSTEIADQLIVSLGSQYIETVGRVGFTTGISSATRTADQIIASKADIIVSTVSMDSLAEVLEAVRVRGGKPRVIISPTGYNARLLQEKGAALAGLSIWLNYTPFESRSPAIGQYENAMALYGPGLETPDQEVAVASYISADLFLRGLQAAGPCPTRESFITNLRAVKDYDAGGLVPGTIDLSTNRGSVSTCYAFVRVNANATGFDVMHDGDGSSQWCGTRLQPTGR; encoded by the coding sequence ATGGGTGTCTCACGATTAGTCGTCATGCTCGCGGCCGCGAAGGAGCTTCGGGCTGGAACCCGTCGACGCTCATCTCCTTGGCGGCGCAAGGCGGTGACGTCCGCCGTGGCGGTCGGGCTGCTCGCCGGTTGTTCCGCCGGCAAGGGGGACGCTGGTCGGATCGCGAGCTGCGAAGCTCCCGGAGTGACTCCGGAATCGATCAAGGTAGGCCTGATCTATCCGGACACCGGAGGACTCGCGGATGCGTTCAGGCCGGCACGTAGCGCTGTCGAGGCCCGAATCGGTCTCGCCAACGCGACCGGCGGTGTGAACGGCCGTGAGATCGAGCTCGTCTGGCGTGATGACTCGGACGCACCAGCCGTCAACGCCCGGGTCGCGAAAGACCTCGTCGAGAAGGAGAGGGCCCTCGGGCTCGTCCAGCTGAGCGCGGCGGTCTCCGGGTCCGCGGACTACCTCGACCAGGCAGGTGTTCCGGTGACAGGGCTGACGGCCGAGTCGCTGTGGAACGACCACGACAACATGTTCTCGTTCTCCTACGTCTCGGCCAAGGGTGCAGCAGTAACCACCTTCGGCCGGTATGCGAGAGCACAGGGCGGTACCAGGGCTGTCGTACTTCAGCAAGAAGATCCTGGAAGCTCGACGGAGATCGCCGATCAGCTGATAGTCAGCCTCGGCAGCCAGTACATCGAAACCGTCGGACGTGTTGGTTTCACGACTGGAATCAGTAGCGCCACGCGTACCGCTGACCAGATTATCGCGAGCAAGGCCGATATCATCGTCTCCACCGTGTCGATGGACAGTCTCGCCGAAGTCCTGGAAGCGGTCCGCGTGCGTGGCGGCAAGCCGAGAGTCATCATCAGCCCCACCGGCTACAATGCCCGACTGCTGCAGGAGAAGGGGGCGGCACTCGCCGGCCTGTCCATCTGGCTCAACTACACCCCCTTCGAGTCACGGTCACCTGCCATCGGCCAGTACGAGAATGCGATGGCCCTGTACGGGCCCGGGCTGGAAACGCCTGACCAGGAGGTCGCCGTCGCCTCCTACATCAGCGCCGATCTTTTTCTCCGCGGTCTGCAGGCCGCGGGCCCCTGCCCGACCCGGGAGTCCTTCATCACGAATCTGCGCGCAGTAAAGGACTACGACGCAGGCGGCCTCGTCCCCGGCACGATCGACCTGTCCACGAACCGAGGCAGTGTCAGCACCTGCTATGCGTTCGTTCGCGTCAACGCCAACGCCACCGGCTTCGACGTCATGCACGACGGTGATGGATCGAGCCAGTGGTGTGGCACCCGTCTGCAGCCAACGGGGCGGTAG